One Natator depressus isolate rNatDep1 chromosome 6, rNatDep2.hap1, whole genome shotgun sequence DNA window includes the following coding sequences:
- the FOS gene encoding protein c-Fos, with protein MMYQGFTTDYDASSSRCSSASPAGDSLTYYTSPADSFSSMGSPVNQQDFCTDLAVSSANFVPTVTAISTSPDLQWLVQPTLSSSVAPSQNRAHPYGVPTPPASAYSRAGIVKNTGGRGQSIGRRGKIEQLSPEEEEKRRIRRERNKMAAAKCRNRRRELTDTLQAETDQLEEEKSTLQTEIANLLKEKEKLEFILAAHRPACKIPEELQFSEELAVSSLDLSGLGEAPVPSPPESEEAAFALPMLQEAAQPEPLPEPSKASSSLELKPEPLDEFLFPHSTRETARSVPDMDLAGSSSFYAADWEPLAAGACGELEPLCTPVVTCTPCPSTYTSTFVFTYPEADSFPSCAAAHRKGSSSNEPSSDSLSSPTLLAL; from the exons ATGATGTACCAGGGCTTCACCACCGACTATGACGCGTCTTCCTCGCGCTGCAGCAGTGCGTCTCCGGCCGGGGACAGCCTCACCTACTACACTTCCCCGGCGGACTCCTTTTCCAGCATGGGCTCGCCTGTCAACCAGCAG GATTTCTGCACGGACCTAGCTGTCTCTAGTGCCAACTTCGTACCGACAGTGACTGCCATCTCCACAAGTCCAGATCTGCAATGGCTGGTGCAGCCCACCTTAAGCTCTTCAGTGGCACCGTCCCAGAACCGGGCCCATCCCTATGGGGTCCCTACTCCTCCAGCCAGCGCCTATTCGAGGGCTGGAATTGTCAAAAATACAGGAGGCAGAGGGCAAAGCATTGGCAGAAGGGGCAAAATCGAACAG CTGTCCccggaggaagaggaaaaaagacGGATCAGAAGGGAAAGGAACAAGATGGCAGCAGCTAAGTGCCGCAACCGGAGGCGAGAACTGACAGACACGCTGCAAGCG GAGACCGatcagctggaggaggagaagtcCACGCTGCAGACCGAGATCGCTAACCTGCTTAAGGAGAAGGAGAAGCTCGAGTTCATCCTGGCTGCGCACCGGCCAGCCTGCAAGATCCCCGAGGAGCTGCAGTTCTCCGAGGAGCTCGCTGTCTCCTCGCTGGACCTCAGCGGCCTGGGCGAGGCACCTGTGCCCAGCCCCCCGGAGTCCGAGGAGGCCGCCTTCGCCCTGCCCATGCTGCAGGAGGCAGCTCAGCCCGAGCCCCTCCCGGAGCCTTCCAAAGCgagcagcagcctggagctgaagcccgagcccttGGATGAATTCCTCTTCCCGCACTCGACCCGGGAGACTGCCCGCTCCGTGCCCGACATGGACCTGGCCGGCTCCTCATCCTTCTACGCGGCGGACTGGGAGCCCCTGGCGGCCGGGGCTTGCGGGGAGCTCGAGCCGCTCTGCACCCCGGTGGTgacctgcaccccctgccccagcacttaCACCTCTACTTTCGTCTTCACCTACCCTGAGGCCGACTCCTTCCCCAGCTGTGCAGCCGCGCACAGGAAGGGCAGTAGCAGCAACGAGCCCTCCTCCGACTCGCTCAGCTCCCCGACCCTGCTGGCCTTGtga